The segment ACGGACGTTCAGGCCGTGCTTCTTGATCTCGTCGAGCGCGACCAGTTGATCCACCGCCGAGCTGAGCCCCAGCAAGGCGCGCGCGTGGCCTTCGGTGATGTCGCCTTGCATCAACGCGGCCTGGGCCTGGCCGGGCAGCTTGAGCAAGCGCAGGGTGTTGTAAATGGCGACGCGGCTCTTGCCGACGCGCTCGGCCACCATATCGGGCGTCAGGCCGAATTCGTTGATGAGCTGCTGGAAGGCGGCTGCCTCTTCGAGCGGGCTGAGGTCGTTGCGCTGGATATTTTCGATCAGCGCAATTTCCAGCATCTCCTGAGGCGTGGCATCTTTGAGGACGACCGGGACATGGGTGAGCCCGGCGAGCTGCGCCGCGCGCCAGCGCCGCTCGCCGGCGATCAGCGTATAGGGCGCGCCGGGACCTTGCGTGCGCGTGACGATGAGCGGCTGGATCACCCCGTGCTCGCGGATGCTGGCGGCCAGCTCCTCAAGCTGTAGCGCCTCTTGTCCGCGCACCATGCGCGGCTGCCGTGGGTTAGCGCGAATTTCGGTGACGGCGATTTCGATGATGCCGCGGCGTCCTGCTTCGGCCTCACTCGCGCCGGGGATCAGCGCATCGAGCCCTCGTCCCAGTCCGGTTTTAGGTGCCATGAGCGATCGAGAATTTAAGGAGTGTCGGCGGTCTGGAGCGCGGCTGCGCCGTCCGGCGCCGGCGCATCGGCCGCGTTGGTCGTCGGCACATTCGCCGTCGCCGCTTCGTCCTGCGCCATCAACTCTTCGGCCAGGCCCTTATAGGCCTGACCACCGGGCGACGACGGCGCATAGGTTATGATTGGCTGGCCATGGCTGGGCGCTTCGCTTAAGCGCACATTGCGCGGAATGCGCGCGCGAAACACCTTGCCGGCGAAGAATTTCTCCACCTCGGCCACCACCTGCTGCGAAAGCGCCGTGCGCGCGTCATACATCGTCATGATCAACCCACGAATTTCGAGTTGAGGGTTCAGCCGCTGACGCACCAGTTGCACGGTGCGGGTCAGTTGCGATAACCCCTCCAGGGCGAGGTATTCGCATTGCACCGGGATCAGCACCCCATCCGCTGCGGTGAGCGCATTCACAGTGAGCAAGCCGAGCGAGGGCGGACAGTCAATCAACACGTAGTCGTACTTGCTGGCCTCGGCCGCGAGCGCCTGCCGCAGCCGATATTCGCGCGCCAGTTCCCCCACCAGCTCAATCTCCGCCGCCGCCAGCGCCGGCGAGGCCGGTATGACCGATAGATTCAGCCGCGCATTCTTCAGCGTGGCCTTCGCCGGTGTGACGTTGCCCAGCAACACCTCGTAAGAAGAGGCGGCCACCTTGTGCTTATCCAGGCCCAGGCTGCTGCCGGCGTTGCATTGTGGGTCCATATCCACCAGCAAGATGCGCCGGCCAGCCAGCGCGAGATAGGCGCTGAGGTTAACCGCTGTCGTGGTCTTGCCCACGCCGCCTTTCTGGTTGGCGATCGCGTAGATGCGAGTCATGATGAAACGCGGGTGTGACGCTTGGCGCGTTGGGTCGTCCTGAGCCGACCACGCTACGCTTTACGCTGGGTGATTGTACTGCAAAGCTCAAGGTCTTCGGGAGTGGGCAAGCCGGCCAGTCGCTTGCGCGTGACGGATTGAGCGGCGACGCAGTTGGCGAACGCAGCCGCTTCGAGCGGGTCTTGCCCGCGTTGCAACGAGATGAACAGCGTCGCTGCGAAGATATCCCCTGCACCCGTGGGGTCTACTTCCTCAACTTGGGGGGCCGGAATGTGGTGCGGTCGGCCTTCGAGGAACACCATGCACCCCTCTGCGCTCAGGGTGACGACGAAAAGCCGGGCCTGGGCAGCCCAGGTGAGCGCCAGCCGCCAATCGCCGGCCACGTCGTCAATGCTGATCACCGTGGCATCGGCGCGCGCCAGGACTTGCGGCGCGGCGTCCCAGGGTTTCGTGAAGACGCGGCCGGTCTCGTCCCAGCGGCGCAACCAGCCCTGCGGCGTCACGCCGACGAACACATCGGCGGGCGCCTCGGCTGTGAATGCCGGACTGACTTCGTCGCACACCGGTGCGAGATGCATGATTTTTGCGCGCCGCAGCGCGTCGGTGAGGTGGGCCGGCTCCAGCCGCACCGGGCTGGGGCGCACATATTGGATTCGCCCCGTGCGGGGTGTAGATGTTCTCGAACTGCGTCGTGGTCGGCGATGGGACGCGATGTACGTGGATGCCCGGCAGGAACTTTTCGGCGTCGTAGTGCTCCGCCGCTGCGGTCAGCACGCTCACGCGATCCACAATGCGCCGGGCGGCCAGTGAGGCGAACCAGGCTGTGCCGCCGGGGGGTGACGCTGCCATCGCGCCAGACATCTTCGGTGACGTGTCCGATGGCGAGATAGTCGGGCGGCATGAGGACAACCCGCGAATGGACGGCGCAGTGCTTGCGCGCCGCGCCTCACCGCTTCGGTTTGATCTGCACCTTGCGCGAAGACCCTTCGCCGAAGCTCTCCGTAAATACGCCGGGGCGGTCGCGCAGCGCCATGTGCACGATGCGCCGCTCGTTGGCCGGCATCGGCTCGAGCGTGATGGGCTTGCCGCTGGCCACGACCTTGTCGGCCAGGCGCCTGGCCATGTTGATCAACTGCCGCTCACGTCGCCGGCGGTAGCCGTTGACGTCCACGTTCACACGCAGA is part of the Candidatus Roseilinea sp. genome and harbors:
- a CDS encoding chromosome partitioning protein ParB encodes the protein MAPKTGLGRGLDALIPGASEAEAGRRGIIEIAVTEIRANPRQPRMVRGQEALQLEELAASIREHGVIQPLIVTRTQGPGAPYTLIAGERRWRAAQLAGLTHVPVVLKDATPQEMLEIALIENIQRNDLSPLEEAAAFQQLINEFGLTPDMVAERVGKSRVAIYNTLRLLKLPGQAQAALMQGDITEGHARALLGLSSAVDQLVALDEIKKHGLNVRQTEELIRRMNSPKTTSKKAARDREWQGAKEYESRLRDVLGTKVSLVRGRRGGRIVIEFYSDEELGAIFEKIVGSSD
- the soj gene encoding sporulation initiation inhibitor Soj, with the protein product MTRIYAIANQKGGVGKTTTAVNLSAYLALAGRRILLVDMDPQCNAGSSLGLDKHKVAASSYEVLLGNVTPAKATLKNARLNLSVIPASPALAAAEIELVGELAREYRLRQALAAEASKYDYVLIDCPPSLGLLTVNALTAADGVLIPVQCEYLALEGLSQLTRTVQLVRQRLNPQLEIRGLIMTMYDARTALSQQVVAEVEKFFAGKVFRARIPRNVRLSEAPSHGQPIITYAPSSPGGQAYKGLAEELMAQDEAATANVPTTNAADAPAPDGAAALQTADTP
- a CDS encoding hypothetical protein (possible pseudo, frameshifted); the protein is MRPSPVRLEPAHLTDALRRAKIMHLAPVCDEVSPAFTAEAPADVFVGVTPQGWLRRWDETGRVFTKPWDAAPQVLARADATVISIDDVAGDWRLALTWAAQARLFVVTLSAEGCMVFLEGRPHHIPAPQVEEVDPTGAGDIFAATLFISLQRGQDPLEAAAFANCVAAQSVTRKRLAGLPTPEDLELCSTITQRKA